The following proteins come from a genomic window of Pyxidicoccus sp. MSG2:
- a CDS encoding DUF4833 domain-containing protein, whose amino-acid sequence MQQRDWTLSGICLAVLLGQAPVAAGPPAQGTPAGKTLPARTADSAFFIARSTNRNQVHYGIRVDADCRPQGPQPVHAYWRMLEKGEKNTEPLLGREAPAYGLGDVQPVEATSTGWRVHVRLRAWPDRVIDLDVFRENGQCAARAYTLMEGRVAQIERIFVKTAWPTGVDYVLLSGTGVDGRSAREVIKK is encoded by the coding sequence GTGCAACAGAGGGACTGGACGTTGTCTGGCATCTGCCTGGCGGTGCTGCTTGGTCAGGCGCCGGTGGCCGCGGGGCCGCCGGCCCAGGGCACTCCGGCGGGGAAGACGCTGCCGGCCCGGACCGCGGACTCCGCCTTCTTCATCGCCCGGAGCACGAACCGGAACCAGGTCCACTACGGCATCCGTGTCGACGCGGACTGCCGCCCCCAGGGGCCGCAGCCGGTGCATGCCTACTGGCGGATGCTGGAGAAGGGCGAGAAGAACACCGAACCGCTGCTCGGCCGTGAAGCGCCCGCCTACGGGCTGGGCGACGTGCAGCCGGTGGAGGCCACCTCCACCGGCTGGCGGGTCCACGTCCGGCTGCGGGCCTGGCCGGACCGTGTCATCGACCTGGACGTCTTCCGGGAGAACGGCCAGTGCGCCGCCCGGGCGTACACCCTCATGGAAGGCAGGGTGGCGCAGATTGAGCGCATCTTCGTGAAGACGGCCTGGCCCACGGGGGTTGACTACGTGCTGCTCAGCGGCACCGGGGTGGATGGCCGCTCGGCCCGGGAGGTCATCAAGAAGTAG